In Anaerobacillus isosaccharinicus, one genomic interval encodes:
- a CDS encoding class D sortase, translating into MNTAKKSGKIGLFFVGAILIIFGLYVLFFNIFLIYQGVNAIEKIEVTKASDISEKALALPPVKQFPNKYIPDLGEEIGELQIPKLSIAIPIFHGTNEDELLKGVGHVRGTALPGEDNNSVLTGHRDTVFRKLGEVARGDVLRVENSSGVFTYKVRKVRIVDAEDSTVIVPKPKATLTVSTCYPFTYIGPAKQRYVLVADLINAKVKRI; encoded by the coding sequence TTGAATACGGCGAAAAAGAGTGGGAAGATCGGGCTCTTCTTTGTAGGAGCAATCCTGATTATTTTTGGTTTATATGTGCTGTTTTTTAATATATTCCTTATCTATCAAGGGGTAAATGCTATTGAAAAAATTGAGGTAACAAAAGCTAGTGATATTTCTGAAAAGGCACTAGCATTGCCACCAGTAAAACAGTTCCCAAACAAGTACATTCCAGATTTGGGAGAAGAAATAGGAGAGTTACAAATCCCAAAATTGAGTATTGCCATTCCGATTTTCCACGGTACAAATGAAGATGAATTATTAAAAGGGGTTGGCCATGTAAGGGGAACTGCTTTACCAGGTGAAGATAATAATTCTGTCTTGACCGGGCATCGGGACACCGTCTTTCGAAAATTAGGTGAAGTAGCAAGAGGCGATGTGCTCAGGGTCGAGAATAGTAGCGGAGTATTCACTTATAAAGTTAGGAAAGTAAGGATCGTTGATGCTGAAGATTCAACTGTAATTGTACCGAAACCAAAAGCAACCTTAACAGTTAGCACCTGTTATCCTTTTACCTATATTGGACCGGCAAAGCAGCGTTACGTCCTTGTAGCTGATTTAATTAATGCGAAGGTGAAACGG
- a CDS encoding processed acidic surface protein: MKRSVLFFICFLVSVSFTNCLQEVAKAQVTEEQLDQYLTNLNWTTGELVEYLEFLDYSIEDFDSLEELKSFLGTPITNENLQNLFGKYNLTHHDLEVLLAEYGESLDDFKFIEDLDFHIEFFLNYQEEFSIVNDFLSLFGLTENEMENLFEYISHVEINVQKLESIFRSLEALSYLQGVDELSNEEKAEVFSLWNQLLETLKIDGRYYLVENEEMTSIKLETLLTEEALEDFRLFIALHNADGEVLATLSFSEDMVHSHLIFESLEQLAEISKIATDYRNMYTVAKLPITAGHFVTNILVSIFFIIAGFFMLFVAKRRVIV; encoded by the coding sequence ATGAAGCGTAGTGTTTTGTTTTTTATATGTTTTTTAGTTTCGGTGTCTTTTACAAATTGTTTACAGGAAGTAGCTAAAGCTCAAGTGACAGAAGAGCAGTTGGACCAATATTTGACCAATCTTAATTGGACAACTGGAGAACTGGTTGAGTATTTAGAGTTCTTGGATTACTCGATAGAGGATTTTGATTCCCTCGAAGAATTAAAATCATTTCTAGGTACACCTATAACTAATGAAAATCTTCAAAATTTATTTGGAAAATACAATCTAACTCATCATGATTTAGAAGTTTTGTTGGCTGAATATGGTGAATCACTAGATGACTTTAAATTCATTGAAGATCTAGATTTTCACATTGAATTTTTCCTAAATTATCAGGAAGAGTTTTCAATAGTCAATGACTTCCTTTCTTTGTTTGGATTAACTGAAAATGAAATGGAAAATTTATTCGAATATATTAGTCATGTAGAAATTAATGTGCAGAAATTAGAAAGTATTTTTCGATCGTTAGAGGCACTTTCATATTTACAGGGTGTTGACGAGTTGTCAAATGAAGAAAAGGCAGAAGTTTTTTCCTTATGGAATCAACTACTAGAAACACTAAAGATTGACGGAAGGTATTATTTAGTAGAGAACGAAGAAATGACCTCAATTAAACTGGAAACGTTACTAACTGAGGAAGCGTTAGAAGATTTTCGTTTATTTATCGCCCTTCACAACGCAGACGGTGAGGTACTAGCAACACTAAGTTTTAGTGAAGATATGGTCCATTCTCACTTAATATTCGAGTCGCTAGAGCAATTAGCTGAAATTTCAAAAATTGCTACGGATTATCGAAATATGTATACAGTAGCAAAGCTGCCGATAACAGCAGGTCATTTTGTAACAAATATTCTAGTAAGTATCTTCTTCATTATCGCGGGTTTTTTCATGTTATTTGTAGCTAAAAGGAGAGTCATCGTTTGA
- a CDS encoding PolC-type DNA polymerase III: protein MFWKRKKMTYELDRKPSLDTPLDKLSFTVFDTETTGFAIGAKDRLIEIGAVHVENLTVTDKQFQTYVNPNRLIPDNIIQLTGIENHMVDEAPEALQSIEEFFSFIEECGSDGLVGHYISFDLMVLKKELAREKYSYDSPLCFDTLDMIGYLNPSWDMRDLENYAKTFSTKIFQRHSAIGDALTTAHLFCELLKHIQDRGKYTLADLLQILDTNNRNRALQF, encoded by the coding sequence ATGTTTTGGAAACGTAAAAAAATGACTTATGAATTAGATCGAAAACCATCACTTGATACACCCTTAGATAAGCTATCTTTTACAGTATTTGATACAGAAACAACTGGCTTTGCTATAGGGGCTAAAGACCGCTTAATCGAGATTGGAGCCGTTCATGTAGAAAATTTAACAGTGACGGATAAGCAATTTCAAACGTATGTTAATCCTAATCGCCTAATTCCTGATAATATTATTCAGTTAACAGGGATTGAAAATCATATGGTAGACGAGGCACCAGAAGCTTTACAATCGATTGAAGAATTTTTCAGTTTTATCGAGGAATGTGGTAGTGATGGTTTAGTTGGACATTATATAAGTTTTGATCTCATGGTGTTGAAAAAGGAGTTAGCAAGGGAAAAATATTCGTACGATTCTCCCCTTTGTTTTGATACGCTTGATATGATTGGCTATTTAAATCCGTCTTGGGATATGAGAGATTTGGAAAATTACGCTAAGACATTTAGTACAAAAATTTTTCAAAGGCATTCAGCTATAGGGGATGCGTTAACGACTGCGCACTTATTTTGTGAATTATTAAAGCATATACAAGATCGTGGTAAGTATACACTCGCAGATTTACTGCAAATACTTGATACGAATAATCGGAATCGAGCGCTCCAATTTTAA
- a CDS encoding DUF294 nucleotidyltransferase-like domain-containing protein, translated as MTERKIESLYNQIYKHPLFRGLVEKEFYRLIEKCSLKHYKKASKVLYSKTPREGLLLILEGMVEVYVEGETNHQNKEVLEVLQTGDSIGFSSLADFLGEKTHHHTKYTVSVVAVEDSYCLQIPFSVLEERWIDEQVRDYVLRQVAVRLKDIYASLADQIQLASQFGESEPFVRRVQDIMAQPALSVDENVTIQQVAQIMVDHSKSSVVVLSNERLVGIITEKDLVSRVISKQRPLTNPVRDVMTKKPITISRESYYYEALSSFLMNGIKHLPVVDGDKVVGVITLADLLRKKNRGTLEILQTIEESTFDNLGNVKVAIYEVLGNLLNDRIPILNTLEVITKLYDRLVKHCIDLAVKSVEKKGLGKPPVSFCWYQMGSGGRGEQFLLTDQDHFLVFDNGADDEEINHYFEKLGEEIVVFLEQAGYVRCIGKMMSNEETWRGSIYKWRDRLKGWALRATNENLLLVQNFFSFRLLYGDEVLNDRFKDMVTSHVKKSGTILYRLTELEKERPVPNLDHPIRAMFRLEKNSIDIKIDALFPLHHCLQTLSTLHGVVEGTPSDRITALVRLGVFNDAFAEELRDAFEVILGIRVTQAWAKYQRGEKSSSKITFTHLKSRDKEALIKALKTVKELQQQLLGAFGIL; from the coding sequence TTGACGGAGCGTAAAATTGAAAGCTTGTATAACCAAATTTATAAGCATCCGTTGTTTCGCGGTTTAGTTGAAAAGGAATTTTATCGGTTAATTGAAAAATGTTCCTTAAAACATTATAAAAAAGCAAGCAAAGTCTTGTATTCAAAAACACCTCGAGAAGGTTTATTGCTAATTCTTGAAGGAATGGTGGAAGTTTACGTTGAGGGGGAAACAAACCATCAAAATAAAGAAGTGTTAGAGGTTTTGCAAACCGGGGATAGTATTGGTTTTTCTAGCTTAGCAGATTTTTTAGGGGAGAAAACACATCATCATACGAAGTATACGGTTAGTGTTGTTGCTGTAGAAGATTCATATTGTTTACAAATTCCTTTTTCAGTCCTTGAAGAGCGTTGGATTGATGAACAGGTTCGTGATTATGTGTTAAGGCAAGTGGCTGTTCGTTTAAAGGATATTTATGCGTCATTAGCTGACCAAATTCAGTTAGCAAGTCAATTTGGTGAGAGCGAACCATTTGTGCGAAGAGTACAAGATATAATGGCCCAACCTGCCCTTTCCGTTGATGAGAATGTGACTATTCAACAGGTTGCTCAAATAATGGTCGATCATTCGAAAAGTTCGGTTGTAGTGTTGTCGAATGAACGCTTGGTTGGAATAATAACTGAGAAAGATTTAGTGAGTCGAGTAATTTCAAAACAACGTCCGCTAACAAATCCTGTTCGTGACGTTATGACGAAAAAACCAATTACAATTTCAAGAGAAAGCTATTATTATGAGGCACTTTCTAGCTTTTTAATGAATGGAATTAAGCATTTACCAGTTGTTGATGGGGATAAAGTCGTAGGTGTCATTACATTAGCAGATTTATTAAGGAAGAAAAACCGTGGTACATTAGAAATTCTCCAAACGATAGAAGAGTCAACATTTGATAATTTGGGAAATGTTAAAGTTGCAATCTATGAAGTTCTTGGCAACCTATTAAATGATAGAATTCCAATTTTAAATACACTAGAAGTCATTACAAAGCTTTATGACAGATTAGTCAAGCATTGTATTGATCTTGCAGTAAAGTCAGTAGAAAAAAAAGGTTTAGGAAAGCCGCCTGTATCATTTTGTTGGTATCAGATGGGCAGTGGTGGTAGGGGCGAGCAGTTTTTATTGACAGATCAAGATCATTTTCTAGTTTTTGATAATGGTGCAGATGATGAGGAAATAAATCATTATTTTGAAAAATTAGGTGAAGAAATTGTTGTTTTTCTAGAACAAGCAGGTTATGTGAGATGTATCGGAAAAATGATGTCTAATGAAGAAACTTGGCGGGGGTCTATTTATAAGTGGAGAGATCGGCTAAAAGGGTGGGCATTACGGGCAACAAATGAAAACTTACTATTAGTCCAAAACTTCTTTTCGTTTCGATTGCTTTATGGTGATGAGGTGTTAAACGATCGGTTTAAAGATATGGTTACAAGTCATGTTAAAAAATCAGGAACGATTCTATATCGTCTTACTGAATTAGAAAAGGAGCGGCCTGTTCCTAATTTAGATCATCCAATTCGTGCGATGTTTCGTTTAGAGAAAAATTCCATTGATATTAAGATAGACGCATTGTTTCCGCTACACCATTGCTTGCAAACGTTATCAACATTGCATGGCGTTGTTGAGGGAACGCCTTCAGATCGGATTACAGCACTAGTTCGCTTGGGTGTTTTTAATGATGCGTTTGCCGAAGAATTAAGAGATGCTTTTGAAGTTATTTTAGGGATAAGGGTAACCCAAGCATGGGCGAAGTATCAGCGTGGGGAAAAAAGCTCATCGAAAATTACGTTTACCCATCTTAAATCAAGAGATAAAGAAGCGTTGATCAAAGCTTTGAAAACGGTTAAAGAATTGCAGCAGCAATTGTTAGGGGCCTTTGGAATACTGTAA
- a CDS encoding nuclease-related domain-containing protein, which yields MIIKPRVESLELQLLRSLNMRMNLTEKETNNYINLEKGFIGEQKFDEWLEPLPDNFLILNDLLLETSNTTFQIDSLVISPDAINIFEVKNYEGDLIVENENWYTRTGTEIQNPILQLKRCETLLRKLLQQFGHNHTIQVYVVFINPEFYLYQAPLDLPIIFPTQINRFMNKIKLKSLQLKDKHLKLSKQLLAMHLTDSPYKRLPNYDYEILKKGITCEHCHSLNTNYKDRMVVCYDCGHIETHKDAILRSVEEFKLLFPDKKITTSVIYDWCKSNIQKKLIQKILSTYFEQISSGRFTYFIHRDN from the coding sequence ATGATTATTAAGCCTCGTGTTGAATCCTTAGAGTTACAACTTCTTAGATCATTAAATATGCGAATGAATCTCACAGAAAAAGAAACAAACAACTATATTAATCTTGAAAAAGGCTTTATAGGTGAACAAAAGTTTGACGAATGGCTAGAACCACTCCCCGATAATTTCCTAATCTTAAATGATTTACTACTCGAAACGAGCAATACCACTTTCCAGATCGACTCGTTAGTAATCTCTCCAGATGCAATCAATATTTTTGAAGTCAAGAACTATGAAGGTGACCTGATTGTTGAAAATGAAAATTGGTATACAAGAACAGGAACTGAAATTCAAAATCCCATCCTTCAACTAAAACGCTGCGAGACTTTATTACGAAAATTACTGCAACAATTTGGTCATAATCATACCATCCAAGTATACGTCGTCTTCATCAACCCCGAATTCTATCTTTATCAAGCCCCTTTAGACTTACCAATTATTTTTCCAACTCAAATTAATCGTTTTATGAACAAAATAAAGCTTAAATCTTTGCAATTAAAAGACAAGCATTTGAAATTGTCAAAGCAATTACTAGCTATGCATTTAACAGATTCACCTTATAAGCGGTTGCCAAATTACGATTATGAGATACTTAAAAAAGGGATTACATGTGAACACTGCCATTCATTAAATACCAACTACAAAGATCGAATGGTTGTTTGTTATGATTGCGGGCATATAGAAACACACAAAGATGCGATTTTAAGGAGCGTTGAAGAGTTTAAGTTGCTTTTTCCTGACAAGAAAATTACAACGAGTGTTATCTACGATTGGTGCAAAAGTAATATTCAAAAAAAGCTAATACAAAAAATCCTCTCCACTTACTTTGAACAAATAAGTTCAGGCAGATTTACTTATTTTATTCATAGAGATAATTGA
- a CDS encoding CGCGG family rSAM-modified RiPP protein, which produces MKKKKNWSCALEHGDYETNRDFVIAEGIDAVAQTAAGFHVNLVTPHTFGNPDEYITPILAEKFGNRINAEFVDQCGCGGYVLKVSVIAP; this is translated from the coding sequence ATGAAAAAGAAGAAAAATTGGTCATGTGCCCTTGAGCACGGTGATTACGAAACAAATCGTGACTTTGTCATAGCCGAGGGAATTGACGCTGTTGCACAAACAGCAGCAGGCTTCCATGTAAATCTTGTTACCCCTCATACGTTTGGTAACCCAGATGAATATATAACACCAATCCTAGCGGAAAAATTCGGCAACCGCATCAATGCCGAATTCGTTGATCAATGCGGCTGCGGCGGCTATGTACTCAAAGTTTCAGTTATTGCACCTTGA
- a CDS encoding permease encodes MSMEHFIGFLLLALELTLLFLGISLLISLIKGFIPFEKLESFLSGRNPIIGVFAAILLAFVTPFCSCSTIPVIVNLLQQKVRFGIVMVFLFASPVLDPTIITLMAVLLGPKVAFFYTITTAVLAGIIGITLEKLGFEKYVKNVVMTGYEKKEKRFSLKDSLKETLSLMKTVYPYILIGAGIGSIIKGLVPTEFIVTYFGGEAWWLVPIAAVVGIPLYIRLSTMILISQILIVKGMALAPVMALMISSAGASLPEIALLNSIFQKKLVIAFIGSVITLATFSGLLFYMI; translated from the coding sequence ATGTCAATGGAGCACTTTATTGGTTTTTTACTTTTAGCATTAGAACTTACTTTATTATTTTTAGGAATCTCGTTATTAATTAGTCTAATAAAAGGTTTTATACCCTTTGAGAAGTTGGAAAGTTTTTTAAGTGGGAGAAATCCGATCATCGGTGTATTTGCAGCAATTTTACTAGCATTTGTCACACCGTTTTGCTCTTGTTCAACGATACCAGTTATCGTGAATTTGTTGCAGCAAAAGGTGCGTTTTGGAATCGTTATGGTCTTTTTGTTTGCATCACCAGTTCTTGATCCAACCATTATTACGTTAATGGCAGTTTTATTAGGACCAAAGGTAGCATTTTTTTATACAATTACAACTGCTGTATTAGCAGGTATTATCGGAATTACGTTAGAAAAATTAGGGTTTGAGAAATACGTTAAAAACGTTGTTATGACAGGTTACGAGAAAAAGGAGAAGCGCTTTAGTTTGAAAGATAGTTTAAAAGAAACGTTATCCTTAATGAAAACTGTGTATCCCTATATCCTCATCGGTGCAGGAATTGGCTCAATTATTAAAGGGCTAGTACCAACTGAGTTTATTGTTACTTATTTTGGTGGGGAGGCTTGGTGGCTCGTGCCGATCGCAGCTGTTGTAGGTATTCCATTGTACATTCGCCTTTCTACGATGATCCTAATCTCGCAGATTTTAATTGTAAAAGGAATGGCCCTAGCTCCGGTGATGGCTTTAATGATTAGTTCAGCAGGAGCAAGTCTCCCAGAAATTGCTTTATTAAACTCAATTTTTCAAAAAAAGCTAGTCATCGCATTTATTGGGTCTGTTATTACTTTGGCAACCTTTTCAGGACTACTATTTTATATGATATAA
- a CDS encoding MarR family winged helix-turn-helix transcriptional regulator, producing the protein MENIRELFQILTRRFGFLSKNCCSIGEFEISMIHSHILFEVERRHRPSMQEVAEALGTDITTFSRQVQNLIKMELVEKTPHAEDRRVQLLSLTTQGKFVTGAIDQQMKDYLEEIFSHLSPEDREKVLQSIKLLNEAMAKSSRCCQPTMF; encoded by the coding sequence TTGGAAAACATTCGAGAGCTATTTCAAATTTTAACAAGAAGGTTTGGATTTTTAAGTAAAAATTGTTGTTCAATTGGTGAATTCGAAATTTCAATGATTCATAGTCATATTTTATTTGAGGTTGAACGGCGACACCGCCCGTCGATGCAAGAAGTAGCAGAGGCTTTAGGAACTGACATTACAACCTTTTCTAGGCAAGTCCAAAATTTAATAAAAATGGAACTGGTAGAAAAAACACCACATGCTGAAGATCGCCGCGTCCAACTTTTGTCCTTAACGACACAAGGAAAGTTTGTAACTGGAGCCATTGATCAACAAATGAAAGACTACCTAGAGGAAATATTTTCACACTTAAGTCCTGAAGATAGAGAAAAAGTTTTACAATCAATAAAATTGTTAAATGAAGCAATGGCAAAATCATCTAGATGCTGTCAGCCTACTATGTTTTAA
- a CDS encoding CBO0543 family protein: MHVLIAVLTILAIWIRGDYRNWKEYHASMLYIAVSNLMYNFLCANYLLWKFDPDILSNHTITEVVYTLIVFPGTVLMFLNTYPTTLKRKVYHYATWIIIYVGFEIIFLYLGKIYYQHGWTLVWSALFVMVMFPMLRLFYKRPLIAYVISIPIAVFLIYYFDVPVYIPMEERLDFIANK; encoded by the coding sequence ATGCATGTTTTAATAGCAGTTTTGACCATTCTAGCCATATGGATTCGTGGGGATTATCGCAATTGGAAAGAGTACCATGCATCAATGCTTTATATCGCCGTTAGTAATCTAATGTATAATTTTTTATGTGCCAACTATTTACTTTGGAAGTTTGATCCTGACATCTTATCAAACCACACGATAACAGAGGTTGTGTATACGCTAATTGTTTTTCCAGGGACTGTTTTAATGTTCTTAAATACATATCCGACTACTCTAAAGCGTAAGGTGTACCATTACGCTACTTGGATCATCATTTATGTTGGTTTTGAAATCATCTTTCTTTATTTAGGTAAAATATATTATCAACATGGCTGGACTTTAGTTTGGTCAGCACTCTTTGTTATGGTCATGTTTCCGATGCTTCGTCTATTTTATAAACGTCCACTAATAGCATATGTGATATCTATTCCAATCGCGGTATTTTTAATCTATTACTTTGACGTACCTGTATACATCCCGATGGAGGAAAGGTTAGATTTTATAGCAAATAAGTGA
- a CDS encoding SDR family oxidoreductase, whose translation MSNNLPSSFPPQHQDKQPGIETMMKPRPLFDDPNYKASGKLSGKVAFITGGDSGIGRAVAIAFAKEGANVAIAYLDETEDATETKQLIEAKGAQCLLLQGDIAEEMICVKMIEDTVNQFGQLDILVNNAAWQVVQNNIKNISVEQLERTFRINIFSCFHFVKAALPHLKQGSSIINTASVTAYHGHEQLVDYSSTKGAMVTFTRSLSMQLAGQGIRVNGVAPGPIWTPLIPASFQASQVASFGSKTPMKRAGQPFELAPAYVYLASDDSSYVSGQMIHINGGEIVNG comes from the coding sequence ATGAGCAATAACTTACCTTCATCTTTTCCTCCACAGCATCAAGACAAGCAGCCTGGTATTGAAACAATGATGAAGCCTCGACCTCTTTTTGATGACCCTAACTATAAAGCCAGTGGAAAATTATCTGGGAAGGTAGCATTCATTACTGGCGGCGATAGTGGCATTGGCCGAGCCGTAGCTATTGCCTTTGCTAAAGAAGGCGCAAACGTGGCAATCGCTTATTTGGACGAAACAGAAGATGCAACGGAAACAAAGCAGCTTATCGAGGCTAAAGGAGCACAATGTTTACTTTTACAGGGCGATATTGCCGAAGAAATGATTTGTGTAAAAATGATTGAAGATACTGTTAATCAGTTCGGGCAATTAGATATTTTAGTCAATAATGCGGCTTGGCAAGTTGTTCAGAATAACATTAAAAATATTAGCGTCGAGCAATTAGAACGAACTTTTCGGATCAACATCTTCTCATGCTTCCATTTTGTGAAAGCTGCACTACCACATTTGAAGCAAGGAAGTTCGATCATTAATACGGCATCTGTTACTGCCTACCATGGCCATGAACAGCTTGTTGATTATTCTTCAACAAAGGGCGCAATGGTTACCTTCACGAGATCTTTATCGATGCAGCTAGCAGGACAAGGTATTCGTGTTAATGGGGTAGCTCCTGGACCAATCTGGACCCCGCTTATTCCAGCCTCTTTCCAGGCTAGTCAGGTAGCAAGCTTCGGTAGTAAAACACCAATGAAACGAGCGGGGCAACCATTTGAGTTGGCTCCTGCGTACGTTTATCTAGCTTCCGATGATTCTTCTTATGTTTCAGGACAAATGATTCATATCAACGGTGGCGAAATCGTAAACGGATGA
- a CDS encoding diguanylate cyclase, with protein MMDLLHIILLFSSFIFGIMANFFRFLVNDKWNKIILIALTLVIVKIHSIALDFSSVSWTFFIVIFITAYSFQLKGAVISALISWLIVSAYIGMVPLLLASYLIFAFFIGSVCQFYYNKKKEQQRWLSTLMKQSKQLDVFREISLAMQQTLQLDKLLQIILISVTAGHGLGFNRAMIFLKSPEKNQLNGIMGIGPMNANEGFNTWERLAKSNLKLLDLIKLNYDKDTIDPELNALLKSISIDLKNETILEKSIQEGIPYNIEKIDQADPSQKLFLDLFQMQAFAVIPLLNQGNQIGVLIIDNIVNNQPITEDDIDSVIPLANQAAIAIEHANLYKQIENMALKDGLTGLLNHRSFESYSKNLFASATTTKKTLSMIIFDIDSFKHFNDTNGHLLGNEVLIQLALIIQQSLRGNDLAFRFGGEEFIVLLPNTSEEKAVIVGERIRYNIEKAIFPNEEKQPKGTLTVSVGVASTEKYEFKQVSSFIEAADSALYKAKNQGRNKVVLYKEEASHE; from the coding sequence ATGATGGATTTATTACATATTATTTTACTTTTCTCTTCTTTTATTTTTGGAATTATGGCCAATTTCTTTCGGTTTCTAGTTAATGATAAATGGAATAAAATAATCTTAATAGCGCTCACATTAGTAATTGTAAAAATACATAGTATTGCCCTAGATTTTTCTAGTGTAAGTTGGACATTCTTCATCGTTATATTTATTACTGCATACTCGTTTCAACTTAAAGGTGCAGTAATTTCAGCTCTTATAAGTTGGTTGATTGTTTCGGCTTATATTGGCATGGTCCCTTTATTATTAGCAAGTTATCTTATTTTTGCTTTTTTTATTGGGTCAGTTTGTCAATTTTACTATAATAAAAAGAAAGAACAACAGCGGTGGCTTTCCACATTAATGAAGCAATCAAAACAACTAGATGTATTTCGTGAAATAAGCCTAGCAATGCAACAAACCCTTCAGTTAGATAAACTTCTGCAAATTATTCTGATATCGGTGACAGCAGGTCATGGACTTGGTTTTAATAGAGCGATGATCTTTCTCAAATCGCCAGAAAAAAATCAATTAAACGGGATTATGGGAATTGGACCAATGAATGCAAATGAAGGCTTTAATACTTGGGAAAGGCTTGCCAAAAGTAATTTAAAGCTCCTAGACCTAATTAAACTTAATTATGACAAAGATACTATCGACCCAGAACTAAATGCGTTACTTAAATCAATCTCTATCGATTTAAAGAACGAAACGATTTTAGAGAAATCTATTCAAGAAGGTATTCCTTACAATATTGAAAAAATTGATCAAGCCGACCCTTCACAAAAGCTATTTTTAGATTTGTTTCAAATGCAAGCGTTTGCGGTAATTCCTTTACTTAATCAAGGAAACCAAATCGGTGTGTTAATTATTGATAATATTGTCAATAACCAACCAATAACGGAGGATGATATTGACAGTGTTATTCCACTAGCAAACCAAGCTGCTATTGCCATTGAACATGCAAATCTTTATAAACAAATAGAAAATATGGCGTTAAAAGATGGGCTAACAGGCTTACTAAATCACAGGTCATTTGAATCTTATTCAAAAAACCTCTTTGCAAGCGCGACTACGACCAAAAAAACACTCTCAATGATCATATTTGATATCGATTCTTTTAAACATTTTAATGATACCAACGGTCACTTATTAGGTAATGAAGTATTAATTCAACTAGCTTTAATTATTCAACAGTCTTTAAGAGGTAATGATTTGGCATTCCGTTTTGGTGGAGAGGAATTTATTGTTTTATTACCGAACACAAGTGAAGAAAAAGCTGTCATTGTAGGGGAAAGAATTCGTTACAATATTGAAAAAGCAATTTTCCCTAATGAGGAAAAGCAACCAAAAGGTACGTTAACAGTTAGTGTTGGGGTTGCCTCAACTGAAAAATATGAATTTAAACAAGTTTCTTCTTTTATCGAGGCTGCTGATAGTGCCCTATATAAAGCAAAAAATCAAGGTAGAAATAAAGTTGTCTTATATAAGGAGGAGGCTAGCCATGAATGA
- a CDS encoding DUF6069 family protein: protein MFKEKFLSYVKSGFIAGLMTAIVSVVIFMVSSFIFGFSIELIGESRDTLYVVFILFVSFFAVFIGTIFFYLLQKFTSRPTLYFIIVVLIGFIGNTYMAEVDLLEQYKTAAHLVHVIVAGLAIYLIPRLNRK from the coding sequence ATGTTTAAGGAGAAATTTCTATCGTATGTGAAATCTGGTTTTATTGCCGGGCTCATGACGGCAATTGTTTCTGTAGTGATTTTTATGGTTTCTAGTTTCATCTTTGGCTTTTCAATTGAGCTTATTGGAGAAAGTAGAGATACATTGTATGTTGTGTTTATCCTATTTGTTTCATTTTTTGCAGTATTCATTGGGACAATTTTCTTCTATTTATTACAGAAATTCACTAGTCGCCCAACATTGTATTTCATCATTGTTGTTTTGATAGGTTTTATTGGGAACACCTATATGGCAGAAGTAGACTTATTAGAACAATATAAAACAGCTGCCCATCTAGTTCATGTTATTGTAGCTGGTTTAGCAATCTATCTTATTCCGAGGTTAAATAGAAAATAG